Proteins from a genomic interval of Capsicum annuum cultivar UCD-10X-F1 chromosome 4, UCD10Xv1.1, whole genome shotgun sequence:
- the LOC107868327 gene encoding sphingosine kinase 2 isoform X2, which translates to MPLGVVPAGTGNGMAKSLLDAVGLSCTASNATLAIIRGHKQSLDVATISQGQSRFFSVLMLAWGLIADIDIESEKYRWMGSARIDFYAMQRIFRLRRYNGCIKFVAAPGYETFGEPAEPEGETISEVKSNFVQHKGYRGPALHMKEFNRKIEGPFVSVWLHNVPWGGQDALAAPDAKFSDGYLDLVLIKECPKLTLLSLMTELNKGGHVKSPHVLYFKVKAFVLEPGARVDDRSKEGIIDVDGEVLASGKGTYKSNYKTLMTYDKIYIKVDQGLATVFSPSTIS; encoded by the exons ATGCCTCTCGGAGTAGTACCTGCAG GTACCGGAAATGGCATGGCGAAGTCTCTTCTAGATGCTGTCGGTCTATCTTGTACTGCGTCCAATGCAACGCTTGCTATTATTAGAG GCCACAAGCAATCACTAGATGTAGCTACTATTTCACAGGGGCAGAGCCGGTTTTTCAGTGTGCTGATGCTCGCGTGGG GTCTAATAGCTGATATTGATATCGAGTCTGAGAAGTATAGATGGATGGGTAGTGCTCGAATAGATTTTTAT GCAATGCAACGAATATTCCGGCTTAGGAGGTACAACGGCTGTATAAAATTTGTGGCTGCACCAGGTTATGAAACTTTCGGAGAACCAGCTGAACCGGAAGGTGAAACCATTAGTGAAGTTAAATCGAATTTCGTTCAGCACAAGGGATATCGTGGTCCTGCTTTGCATATGAAGGAATTCAACCGTAAGATTGAGGGGCCTTTCGTATCAGTTTGGCTTCATAACGTACCCTGGGGAGGTCAAGATGCTCTCGCAGCTCCTGACGCCAAG TTTTCAGATGGTTACTTGGACTTGGTGTTGATAAAGGAGTGTCCGAAGTTAACATTGCTATCGTTGATGACCGAGTTAAACAAAGGCGGCCATGTGAAATCACCACATGTCTTGTACTTCAAG GTTAAAGCGTTTGTTCTGGAGCCGGGCGCACGAGTAGATGATCGATCAAAAGAAGGGATTATAGATGTAGATGGTGAAGTTCTTGCAAGTGGTAAAGGAACATACAAATCAAATTACAAGACATTGATGACATATGACAAGATTTATATAAAAGTAGATCAAGGGTTGGCTACTGTATTTTCTCCTAGtactatttcttaa
- the LOC107868327 gene encoding sphingosine kinase 2 isoform X1: protein MKPTPTTPIILSDNIKVNGVETPVTFTAVDGKLRWPGNCLSIDKHVLGISIEGFTIKIRAVKENKCEDEFGCCCCRRYSTGGTMRKSYSFEMVDENSARIWSNKLEEFIDSLGRPKRLFVFVNPYGGKKSASKIFVDSVKPLLDDANIDYTVQETKYQFHAKEVATSLDIMRYDGVVCVSGDGILVEVVNGLLEREDWESAIKMPLGVVPAGTGNGMAKSLLDAVGLSCTASNATLAIIRGHKQSLDVATISQGQSRFFSVLMLAWGLIADIDIESEKYRWMGSARIDFYAMQRIFRLRRYNGCIKFVAAPGYETFGEPAEPEGETISEVKSNFVQHKGYRGPALHMKEFNRKIEGPFVSVWLHNVPWGGQDALAAPDAKFSDGYLDLVLIKECPKLTLLSLMTELNKGGHVKSPHVLYFKVKAFVLEPGARVDDRSKEGIIDVDGEVLASGKGTYKSNYKTLMTYDKIYIKVDQGLATVFSPSTIS from the exons ATGAAGCCCACTCCAACTACTCCGATCATTCTCTCCGATAATATTAAGGTTAACGGAGTTGAAACTCCGGTGACTTTCACGGCTGTTGACGGCAAACTCCGGTGGCCGGGAAATTGCTTGTCGATTGATAAACATGTACTCGGAATTTCTATCGAAGGCTTTACGATTAAAATTAGGGCGGTTAAAGAGAATAAATGTGAAGACGAATTCGGCTGCTGCTGCTGCCGCCGGTATAGTACTGGAGGTACGATGAGGAAGAGCTATAGTTTTGAGATGGTCGATGAAAATTCTGCGAGAATTTGGAGTAACAAGCTTGAAGAGTTCATTGATTCGCTTG GTCGGCCAAAGAGACTTTTTGTGTTTGTGAATCCTTATGGCGGAAAGAAATCTGCGTCAAAGATTTTTGTTGACAGTGTAAAGCCATTACTTGACGATGCAAATATTGACTATACAGTGCAAG AAACTAAATATCAGTTTCACGCGAAGGAAGTTGCTACATCGTTGGATATTATGAGATATGATGGAGTTGTTTGTGTCAGCGGGGATGGAATTTTGGTTGAG GTAGTTAACGGACTACTTGAAAGGGAGGATTGGGAATCTGCAATAAAGATGCCTCTCGGAGTAGTACCTGCAG GTACCGGAAATGGCATGGCGAAGTCTCTTCTAGATGCTGTCGGTCTATCTTGTACTGCGTCCAATGCAACGCTTGCTATTATTAGAG GCCACAAGCAATCACTAGATGTAGCTACTATTTCACAGGGGCAGAGCCGGTTTTTCAGTGTGCTGATGCTCGCGTGGG GTCTAATAGCTGATATTGATATCGAGTCTGAGAAGTATAGATGGATGGGTAGTGCTCGAATAGATTTTTAT GCAATGCAACGAATATTCCGGCTTAGGAGGTACAACGGCTGTATAAAATTTGTGGCTGCACCAGGTTATGAAACTTTCGGAGAACCAGCTGAACCGGAAGGTGAAACCATTAGTGAAGTTAAATCGAATTTCGTTCAGCACAAGGGATATCGTGGTCCTGCTTTGCATATGAAGGAATTCAACCGTAAGATTGAGGGGCCTTTCGTATCAGTTTGGCTTCATAACGTACCCTGGGGAGGTCAAGATGCTCTCGCAGCTCCTGACGCCAAG TTTTCAGATGGTTACTTGGACTTGGTGTTGATAAAGGAGTGTCCGAAGTTAACATTGCTATCGTTGATGACCGAGTTAAACAAAGGCGGCCATGTGAAATCACCACATGTCTTGTACTTCAAG GTTAAAGCGTTTGTTCTGGAGCCGGGCGCACGAGTAGATGATCGATCAAAAGAAGGGATTATAGATGTAGATGGTGAAGTTCTTGCAAGTGGTAAAGGAACATACAAATCAAATTACAAGACATTGATGACATATGACAAGATTTATATAAAAGTAGATCAAGGGTTGGCTACTGTATTTTCTCCTAGtactatttcttaa
- the LOC107869856 gene encoding uncharacterized protein LOC107869856: MKVILLSIVTISLVIAIKSSSINPSILHEFSIIWSGLISWLKPPYLYILLNSIIIIIVATSQSPHTKVQYSDDDRSRPLISAESKMCEHVTEPVAEPEMFDVVNEQHSDNQSLSAESKMCEHVTESVFEPEMFDVVNEQHSDNQSLSAESKMCEHVTESVFEPEMFDVVNEHYSDNPSVSAESKMCEHVTEAVEAKFVISTLPEAERELLEQLVIEKPLVSSRFSQRKTLTRSSPQGAKSLRVARVKRQETLETTWKKITEGRHVPLTRHFNKTDTWRHQNRGSESPVQNTKRTTLEPSPSQDELNRRVEAFIKKFNEEMKLQREQSLQKYMEMINRGV; encoded by the exons ATGAAAGTTATATTACTTTCAATCGTAACGATTTCTTTAGTCATTGCAATTAAATCATCCTCTATTAATCCATCGATATTACACGAATTTTCTATTATATGGTCTGGTTTAATTTCATGGCTTAAACCTCCGTACCTTTACATTTTACTTAACAGTATTATCATTATCATAGTTGCTACTTCGCAATCGCCACATACTAAGGTACAATATTCTGATGATGATCGATCACGACCGTTGATTTCTGCTGAATCGAAGATGTGTGAGCATGTGACTGAACCAGTAGCTGAACCGGAGATgtttgatgttgtgaatgaacAACATTCTGACAATCAATCGCTTTCTGCTGAATCAAAGATGTGTGAGCATGTGACTGAATCGGTATTTGAGCCGGAGATgtttgatgttgtgaatgaacAACATTCTGACAATCAATCGCTTTCTGCTGAATCAAAGATGTGTGAGCATGTGACTGAATCGGTATTTGAACCGGAGATgtttgatgttgtgaatgaacATTATTCTGACAATCCATCAGTTTCTGCTGAATCAAAGATGTGTGAGCATGTGACTGAAGCGGTAGAAGCTAAGTTTGTCATTTCAACATTGCCAGAAGCTGAAAGGGAGCTTCTTGAACAGTTAGTGATTGAGAAACCATTGGTTTCTTCAAGGTTCAGTCAGCGGAAAACGCTGACGAGGTCCAGTCCCCAAG GGGCGAAATCGTTGCGGGTAGCAAGAGTAAAAAGACAAGAAACATTAGAGACCACGTGGAAGAAGATAACGGAGGGTCGCCACGTGCCGCTCACGAGACACTTCAACAAGACGGATACGTGGCGACATCAGAACCGGGGAAGTGAATCCCCggttcaaaacacaaaaagaaCAACACTTGAACCGTCACCGAGTCAGGATGAGCTGAACCGGCGGGTTGAagcatttataaaaaaatttaatgaagaaATGAAATTACAAAGAGAACAATCATTACAAAAGTATATGGAAATGATTAATCGTGgggtttaa